The DNA window TGAGGTGGGCTCTCCGTCGGAGGCGGCGTGTTGGTGTTCGCGCCGGAGCATCCGGCGATGAAAAGGAACGAGTAAATGAGTCGTCGGTCCATCACCTGGTCGCCGTTCAGGCTTAGAGCCAGAGCATGGACCTGTCGAGCCGAAAGGCGGGTCTCTTCGCCGACCTCCGGACTCACGTCGACTTACATTTCAGGGGCGAAGCGCATGCCTTCCTGACCTGCCAGGGCGCGACACCTGCCAAGGCGCGGCTGGATGCCGCGTCGGTGGGCCCCTGTGCAGGCGTGCGTGGTCAGCGACCCACCAGGGCGTCGCTGGCGAGCAGCGGGTTCTTCCGGATGATCTCTGCGTTGATCGCGCCAGCGAGGCCGAGCCACCCCAGGTAGGGCGCCATGAGGAGCGGGGCTTTGGCGTCGACCCGCTGTGCAACCGCGGTGTAAGCGGAGACCGTCCCGATCAGCGCGGTCATGTCCGCGAGCGCGAGCTGCGGTCGGTGCTTGCCGAAGAAGAGCGGGGTCCACGCCGCGTTCAGACCGAGCTGCGCCGCCCAGAGCGCGAGCGCGGCGCTTCGATCGGCGCTCTTCGGTGCCCAGGCGACGCGGTTCGCGGAGATGGCCATCAATGCGTACAGGCCGGTCCACACGATCGGGAACACCACGGGGGGTGGCTGAAACACGGGTTTGCGCAGCGCTCGGTACCAGACGTCGCGTTTCGGTCGGGTGACGCGGCTCCCCACCACGGCAGCTGCCGCCGTGAGGCCGCCGAACACGGCGAGGCTGAGCAGAGAGCGCACCTGTCGGTTGAGCATGACGTTCCCTCCCAAGGCACCTCTGGCCCTGTGGTCCCGGATCATGGCAAAGCCCGTACCGCTGCTCGGTGTGACCCCGGCCGAGCTGCGGCCTGCTCCAGGCCGAGCGCTGTCCACCTCGACCTCGAGCGTCCGGCCACTCGGCACCGACGACGTCACTCCTCGGGTTCTTTTTTCACCGCGTATTCCTGACGAGAGAGGCGCGCTTCACCGGTCTTCGTTCCTGTCCCCTCCCGGCCGCGTCGTCCTCTGTCTGCCTGTGGGTCCACGTGCTGCCTGCTGGTGTCCGACGCAGGCGGCGATGCCTTGCCGGAGGTTGCGCAGAATCTGGACTCCCTCCAGCGAAGCCTCCGACGCGATCAGCTCGTGGGCGAGGGAGGGCAGCACGCCCGTGATGATGGGCCTCGCGTCCAGCAGCGACAGGGCGCGCACGAGGGAGAGCAGGTCGCTCGCGCTGACGGTGCTGGCGCCGGTCAGATCCAGGATCACCGACCCGGCCTGCTGCTCGACGACGCGCGTCAGCAAGGTCTCCGTGAGCTGAGCCCCGCGGGCCCGATCGAGCTGGCCGATGATGGGCACGGCGAGGGTCTGCGGAGCCACCTCGAGGATGGGCGCCGAGAGAGCCAGGATCTCCTGCCGCTGTTGCTCGATCAGCGCGTCGCGCTCGCGCCGCTGCGTCAGGTCGTACTGCTGCAAGAGCACCGCGGGCGCGCCGGTGGCCGGATCCACGTTCGAGCGCGCCTCGAGCCCGTGCCACCGGGGACCGCACCTGGTCTCCACCTGGAACTCGCCTGCGAACACCTGTCCTGCCGCGACCTCTGCCAGCAAGGCCTCGGGGACCGCGGGTTCGGTGAACCAGGGGTAGATGGACGTCTGCTCGCCGAAGGCCTGCTGGGTCGCGTAGTTCTGGAGGAGCGTCTCGCCGGTGGGGGAGACGACCGCG is part of the Chondromyces crocatus genome and encodes:
- a CDS encoding TspO/MBR family protein, whose protein sequence is MLNRQVRSLLSLAVFGGLTAAAAVVGSRVTRPKRDVWYRALRKPVFQPPPVVFPIVWTGLYALMAISANRVAWAPKSADRSAALALWAAQLGLNAAWTPLFFGKHRPQLALADMTALIGTVSAYTAVAQRVDAKAPLLMAPYLGWLGLAGAINAEIIRKNPLLASDALVGR
- a CDS encoding PAS domain-containing protein, which gives rise to MLLDERLAGAKLLTTPVWVFDTERYRVVWANRAALDLWRADSEEELFQRDLSNLSASAKTRNRMIREALLQGRIWRDEMTLYPRGQPARILCTVSGLKGENGSLHWLCEGHERTDIDPLQLRGVEALQHTTVMVAVVSPTGETLLQNYATQQAFGEQTSIYPWFTEPAVPEALLAEVAAGQVFAGEFQVETRCGPRWHGLEARSNVDPATGAPAVLLQQYDLTQRRERDALIEQQRQEILALSAPILEVAPQTLAVPIIGQLDRARGAQLTETLLTRVVEQQAGSVILDLTGASTVSASDLLSLVRALSLLDARPIITGVLPSLAHELIASEASLEGVQILRNLRQGIAACVGHQQAARGPTGRQRTTRPGGDRNEDR